A single window of Bordetella genomosp. 11 DNA harbors:
- a CDS encoding ureidoglycolate lyase, giving the protein MPLQHIVVRPDGDARLDPYGVIFPVTPGDDRIPIPLEHPGAAGHGVFTATVIRARSSQATGSIRGMERHPHSVQAFVPLSAYRLVAVTASGREPPTEPGQLAVLHIPAGWGFAWHPGVWHTGMMGDGMDAALVSMVRRIPDGSDTETITLPFSINPAEPHAHG; this is encoded by the coding sequence ATGCCATTGCAGCACATCGTCGTTCGGCCTGATGGGGACGCCCGCTTGGACCCCTACGGCGTGATCTTTCCGGTCACGCCGGGCGACGACCGCATACCGATACCTTTGGAGCACCCGGGCGCCGCCGGGCACGGCGTCTTCACGGCCACGGTGATACGCGCCCGCTCCAGCCAGGCGACCGGCTCGATCCGCGGCATGGAGCGGCACCCGCATTCCGTGCAGGCCTTCGTCCCGCTGAGCGCATACCGGCTCGTCGCCGTCACCGCGTCCGGCCGCGAGCCGCCCACCGAGCCGGGACAACTGGCCGTCCTCCATATCCCGGCGGGATGGGGGTTCGCCTGGCATCCAGGTGTGTGGCATACCGGCATGATGGGTGACGGCATGGATGCCGCGCTCGTCTCGATGGTCCGCCGCATTCCGGACGGTAGCGATACCGAGACCATCACCCTGCCCTTTTCCATCAACCCTGCGGAGCCGCACGCTCATGGCTAA
- a CDS encoding polysaccharide deacetylase family protein, whose protein sequence is MANSNRPVRDLTGYGKSTPIPKWPAQARVAVNIVINVEEGSEPSVPDGDADSEVGLIETGGRAFPGRDLGAESMFEYGSRAGFWRLWKILQRYRAPATFFACSLALERNPAIAAVIRDGVAAGDYDVCGHGLRWERHQTLSAEAETRAIHTAYDRIAALAGAPPAGWYCRYAPTVHTREIVAAHGGFLYDSDAYNDDLPYWVTANDRPHLVVPYTQVMNDAKFLRGGLNTGSDFFEVLREQFDALWEEGATEPKMMSIGLHCRVAGHPFRATALSRFLAHIAAHPDVWLCRRVDIARHWMEHHPYRPLGAA, encoded by the coding sequence ATGGCTAATAGCAATCGTCCGGTGCGCGATCTGACCGGATACGGAAAATCGACGCCCATCCCGAAATGGCCCGCGCAAGCGCGGGTAGCCGTCAATATCGTGATCAATGTCGAGGAAGGCTCCGAACCCTCGGTGCCCGACGGCGATGCCGACAGCGAGGTCGGGCTCATCGAGACCGGCGGACGCGCCTTCCCTGGCCGCGACCTCGGCGCCGAGTCGATGTTCGAGTACGGCAGCCGTGCGGGTTTCTGGCGGCTGTGGAAAATCCTGCAGCGCTACCGCGCGCCCGCCACATTCTTTGCCTGTTCGCTGGCGCTGGAGCGCAACCCCGCCATCGCCGCCGTCATTCGCGACGGCGTGGCGGCCGGCGACTACGATGTGTGCGGCCACGGCTTGCGCTGGGAACGTCACCAGACGCTGAGCGCCGAAGCCGAGACCCGCGCCATCCATACCGCCTACGACCGAATCGCCGCCCTTGCCGGGGCGCCTCCGGCCGGCTGGTATTGCCGCTACGCGCCCACGGTGCATACGCGGGAAATCGTGGCTGCCCATGGGGGCTTCCTGTACGACAGCGATGCCTATAACGACGACCTGCCCTATTGGGTAACGGCCAACGATCGGCCGCACCTGGTGGTGCCGTATACGCAGGTCATGAACGATGCCAAGTTCCTGCGCGGTGGGTTGAATACCGGCTCCGACTTCTTCGAAGTGCTGCGCGAGCAATTCGATGCGCTATGGGAGGAAGGCGCGACGGAGCCGAAGATGATGTCCATCGGCCTGCATTGCCGCGTCGCCGGGCACCCTTTCCGCGCCACGGCCCTGTCCCGCTTCCTCGCGCATATCGCCGCGCATCCCGATGTGTGGCTGTGCCGGCGCGTGGATATCGCCCGCCACTGGATGGAACACCATCCTTATCGGCCGCTTGGGGCTGCATAG
- a CDS encoding cupin domain-containing protein, whose amino-acid sequence MSRAEDENAKRLGDRLRALRSDRGFSTLELASRSGVSAGMISQIERGNSNPSIKTLQRLRSALGISVWQFFDEPKADASATPPFVLRRGQRPMMELKESGLVKELLSPQPAGDLRVMFIDMSPGSATEDVFVGGGQKAGYVIAGSVQLSVGDVTATLDVGDSFQFNSNVEHSLANPSDVEAKVLWIMSGVDTHL is encoded by the coding sequence ATGTCCAGGGCGGAAGATGAAAACGCCAAGCGGCTCGGCGACCGGCTGCGGGCGTTGCGCAGCGACCGCGGTTTCTCCACGCTGGAGCTCGCCTCCCGGTCCGGCGTGTCTGCAGGAATGATCAGCCAGATCGAGCGCGGCAATTCGAACCCGTCCATCAAGACGCTGCAACGGCTGCGCAGCGCCCTGGGCATCAGTGTCTGGCAATTTTTCGACGAACCCAAGGCCGATGCGTCCGCCACGCCGCCTTTCGTGCTTCGCCGCGGCCAGCGGCCGATGATGGAGCTGAAGGAATCCGGCCTCGTCAAGGAGCTGCTGTCGCCGCAACCGGCGGGCGATCTGCGTGTCATGTTCATCGATATGTCGCCGGGCAGCGCGACAGAGGACGTTTTCGTCGGCGGGGGGCAAAAGGCCGGATACGTAATCGCCGGCAGCGTCCAGTTATCGGTAGGCGATGTGACCGCCACGCTCGACGTGGGCGACAGCTTTCAATTCAATAGCAATGTCGAGCATTCGTTGGCGAACCCTTCCGATGTCGAGGCCAAGGTGCTCTGGATCATGAGCGGCGTCGATACGCATCTGTAG
- a CDS encoding cupin domain-containing protein: protein MSLLKTIRTTDLGEGTLSTAAAEILLEGSPSFTTWNQDEAKDGKVHTGVWQATPGTTKSIKGSKYEFCLLLEGAVELTEQGGDTVTYRAGDSFVMKPGFIGTWKTIETLRKIYVIVE from the coding sequence ATGTCGCTGCTCAAAACAATACGTACGACGGACCTTGGCGAAGGCACCCTATCCACGGCGGCGGCGGAAATCCTGCTGGAAGGATCCCCCAGCTTCACCACCTGGAATCAGGACGAAGCCAAGGATGGCAAGGTCCACACCGGCGTATGGCAAGCGACGCCTGGCACCACCAAATCCATCAAGGGCTCCAAGTATGAGTTCTGCCTGCTTCTGGAGGGCGCTGTCGAGCTCACGGAACAGGGGGGCGACACGGTTACCTATCGCGCCGGCGACAGCTTCGTGATGAAGCCCGGATTCATCGGCACGTGGAAGACCATCGAAACGCTGCGCAAAATCTATGTGATCGTGGAGTGA
- a CDS encoding aldehyde dehydrogenase family protein, whose protein sequence is MTQADGFDPDSVPFERGHYIGGKVVDDAGEHLTVARPSDLIPYADLPQGTADTVDRAVASARHALDSSGWGRQAPRERARAMRRWADLIEKHQEELGKLEALGSTRPISQAVGGDVASVAEGIRFFSEWADKLGGDVAATRSNDLGMILSEPYGVVGAITPWNFPLSMASWKAGPALAAGNAIVLKPSELTPFSTVRLAQLAVEAGIPAGIFNVVHGSGPVTGEAISRHPGIAKVSFTGSTRTGVAVMKAAAESGVKPVTLELGGKSPQLVFADADLERAADCIAGSMLANAGQACVAGSRLIVERSAEEPLVRLLRQKLAGAAAGHTWKASTNYAPIISETQARRIDRILRDSLAQGAECIIGGQRIDGYGGAYYQPTLLTNVDAATAAVREEIFGPVLTIQAFDTEEEGLALADHPEYGLAAGVYTRDLGRAMRAMRAIQAGTVWINRYSRTLDFILPTGGYKSSGIGKDLGRQAVEQNLRHKTVLLNIGADMPAR, encoded by the coding sequence ATGACACAGGCTGACGGTTTCGATCCCGACTCTGTGCCGTTCGAGCGCGGGCATTACATTGGCGGCAAGGTGGTCGACGACGCTGGGGAGCATCTGACGGTTGCCCGCCCCTCCGACCTGATCCCGTACGCCGACCTGCCGCAGGGTACCGCGGATACGGTGGATCGCGCCGTCGCCAGCGCCAGGCATGCCCTGGACAGCAGCGGCTGGGGCAGGCAAGCGCCGCGCGAACGCGCACGGGCCATGCGCCGGTGGGCGGATCTGATTGAAAAGCACCAGGAAGAGCTGGGCAAGCTGGAAGCCCTGGGATCGACGCGCCCGATATCGCAGGCCGTCGGCGGCGATGTCGCCAGCGTGGCCGAAGGCATCCGTTTCTTCTCGGAGTGGGCCGACAAACTGGGCGGCGACGTCGCGGCAACGCGGTCGAATGACCTGGGCATGATCCTGTCCGAGCCTTACGGCGTGGTTGGCGCCATCACGCCATGGAACTTTCCGCTCAGCATGGCGAGCTGGAAGGCCGGACCGGCGCTGGCGGCCGGCAACGCGATCGTGCTCAAGCCTTCCGAGCTGACGCCCTTTTCCACCGTACGGCTGGCGCAGCTTGCCGTCGAAGCCGGCATACCGGCCGGCATTTTCAATGTGGTGCACGGCAGCGGCCCCGTCACCGGCGAGGCCATCAGCCGGCATCCCGGCATCGCCAAGGTGTCTTTTACAGGCTCGACCCGGACCGGCGTGGCCGTGATGAAGGCCGCCGCCGAAAGCGGCGTCAAGCCGGTCACCCTGGAATTGGGCGGCAAGAGCCCGCAACTGGTTTTCGCCGACGCGGACCTGGAGCGCGCAGCCGACTGCATCGCCGGTTCCATGTTGGCCAATGCGGGGCAAGCGTGCGTGGCGGGATCGCGCCTGATCGTCGAACGATCGGCCGAAGAGCCGCTGGTGCGCCTGCTGCGGCAGAAACTCGCGGGCGCTGCCGCCGGCCACACCTGGAAGGCATCCACCAACTACGCGCCTATCATCTCGGAGACGCAGGCACGCCGCATCGACCGGATCCTGCGGGACAGCCTCGCCCAGGGCGCCGAGTGCATCATCGGCGGGCAGCGCATCGACGGGTATGGCGGCGCCTACTATCAGCCTACCCTGCTGACCAACGTCGACGCCGCCACCGCCGCCGTGCGGGAGGAGATCTTCGGTCCCGTATTGACGATACAGGCCTTCGACACCGAGGAAGAAGGCCTGGCGTTGGCCGACCATCCGGAATACGGTTTGGCCGCCGGCGTCTACACGCGCGACCTGGGACGCGCCATGCGGGCGATGCGCGCCATACAGGCGGGCACGGTGTGGATCAACCGCTACTCCCGCACCTTGGACTTCATCCTGCCCACGGGGGGCTATAAAAGCTCCGGCATCGGCAAGGATCTTGGCCGGCAGGCAGTCGAACAGAACCTGCGGCACAAGACCGTACTGCTGAACATCGGCGCAGACATGCCCGCGCGTTGA